One stretch of Eretmochelys imbricata isolate rEreImb1 chromosome 1, rEreImb1.hap1, whole genome shotgun sequence DNA includes these proteins:
- the TRIM45 gene encoding E3 ubiquitin-protein ligase TRIM45 isoform X2, producing the protein MGTSREVLVAHSYSPGRQRRFPREAPRRSRLPGEPPGRLLFQKMSDPQEQQRQFGIMSEIPGEVRGLARTRCPLCTELFLAPKILPCLHTFCMACLEQLEPFSVLGFQAEDSDLTSDGSWLQDHNQPPLSVLCPVCDTEVDLPPGGINDLTTDHLAMNEVLLETLQAQGPGMLCDLCVDGEAVKHCPTCKANLCHFCCQAHRRQKRTASHAVVDLEDLKGYSRTEKPILCPSHPSEDLTLFCEQCEQPVCRDCVVGKHRQHPYAFTASVIHKHGDSMRDLLKSTQLHVDTLEGALHHIEGVSSAICNHVEAVAGEIRTFADGYIRAIEEHRDQLLKQLEGLKVQKETLLHLQKAQLEQLLMDMRTGVEFTERLLTSGSDLEILITKGVVASRLRKLNKVDYSIHPGVEDGIQFSPHEKAGQCCGYEVFGTILYKAVDPAKCVLQGEDLHSARQNQLASFTLLCNDTSGEQMGRGGEPIWVTIIHKDKKDCIIKPSVCDKRDGTYHISYTPEELGTYTVCICVKGQHVQGSPFTLTVKNKFRKHQGVFHCCTFCSSGGQKAARCACSGTMPGGYQGCGHGHKGHPGCPHWSCCGKAIENSECSAVPPGENLQRSLLKTVAL; encoded by the exons ATGGGCACGTCTCGAGAAGTGCTGGTAGCACATTCCTACTCGCCGGGCAGGCAGCGCCGCTTCCCCCGGGAGGCTCCGCGCAGGTCCCGGCTTCCGGGAGAGCCCCCGGGCCGCCTCTT ATTTCAGAAGATGTCCGACCCACAGGAGCAGCAGCGACAGTTTGGAATTATGTCCGAAATCCCTGGTGAGGTCAGGGGCCTAGCCAGAACTAGGTGCCCATtgtgcacagagctcttcttggccCCCAAAATCCTGCCCTGCCTACACACGTTTTGCATGGCCTGTCTTGAACAGCTGGAACCCTTTTCAGTGCTCGGCTTCCAGGCGGAGGATTCTGACTTAACCTCAGATGGATCATGGCTCCAAGATCATAATCAACCACCGCTCAGCGTCCTTTGTCCTGTCTGTGACACAGAGGTGGATTTGCCACCCGGCGGCATTAATGACTTGACCACTGACCACCTGGCCATGAATGAGGTGCTACTGGAGACCCTGCAGGCGCAAGGCCCAGGAATGCTGTGTGACCTCTGTGTGGATGGGGAAGCTGTGAAGCACTGTCCTACCTGCAAAGCCAATCTCTGCCACTTCTGCTGCCAGGCTCACAG GAGACAGAAGAGAACAGCTTCCCATGCTGTGGTGGATCTAGAGGACCTGAAGGGCTACAGCCGGACTGAGAAGCCAATTCTGTGCCCTTCCCACCCTTCAGAGGACCTGACGCTGTTCTGTGAGCAGTGTGAGCAGCCTGTGTGCCGGGATTGTGTGGTGGGCAAGCACCGGCAGCATCCATATGCCTTTACTGCCAGTGTCATCCACAAGCATGGAGATTCCATGCGGGACCTCCTCAAGAGCACCCAACTGCACGTGGACACCCTAGAAGGGGCCCTACACCATATTGAAGGAGTCAGCAGTGCCATCTGCAATCATGTGGAGGCAGTGGCTGGGGAGATCCGCACATTTGCAGATGGATACATAAGGGCTATTGAAGAACACCGGGACCAGCTGCTGAAGCAGCTGGAAGGCTTGAAGGTGCAGAAGGAGACCCTGTTGCACTTACAGAAGGCACAGCTGGAGCAGCTACTGATGGACATGAGGACTGGGGTGGAGTTCACTGAGCGCCTGCTGACCAGTGGCTCAGACTTGGAGATCCTTATCACCAAGGGGGTGGTGGCGAGCCGGCTGAGAAAGCTGAACAAAGTGGATTATAGCATCCACCctggagtggaagatgggatCCAGTTCTCTCCCCATGAGAAGGCTGGCCAGTGCTGTGGCTATGAGGTTTTTGGGACCATTCTCTATAAGGCAGTTGATCCAGCCAAGTGTGTCCTGCAAGGGGAAG ATCTCCACAGTGCCCGTCAGAATCAGCTGGCCAGCTTTACTCTGCTGTGTAATGACACATCGGGAGAGCAGATGGGTAGAGGTGGAGAGCCCATCTGGGTCACTATCATCCACAAAGACAAGAAGGACTG TATAATCAAGCCCAGCGTGTGTGATAAGAGGGATGGGACTTACCACATTTCCTACACCCCTGAGGAGCTGGGCACATATACTGTCTGCATCTGTGTTAAAGGGCAGCATGTACAG GGATCACCATTCACTCTGACTGTGAAGAACAAATTCCGCAAACACCAGGGTGTGTTTCATTGCTGCACGTTCTGCTCCAGCGGAGGCCAGAAAGCCGCTCGCTGTGCTTGCAGTGGGACCATGCCAG GTGGGTACCAAGGCTGTGGTCATGGTCACAAAGGTCACCCCGGCTGTCCCCACTGGTCCTGCTGTGGCAAAGCAATTGAAAACTCTGAATGCTCGGCTGTGCCGCCTGGTGAAAACTTGCAGAGAAGCTTGCTCAAAACGGTGGCTCTCTGA
- the TRIM45 gene encoding E3 ubiquitin-protein ligase TRIM45 isoform X1, translating to MSDPQEQQRQFGIMSEIPGEVRGLARTRCPLCTELFLAPKILPCLHTFCMACLEQLEPFSVLGFQAEDSDLTSDGSWLQDHNQPPLSVLCPVCDTEVDLPPGGINDLTTDHLAMNEVLLETLQAQGPGMLCDLCVDGEAVKHCPTCKANLCHFCCQAHRRQKRTASHAVVDLEDLKGYSRTEKPILCPSHPSEDLTLFCEQCEQPVCRDCVVGKHRQHPYAFTASVIHKHGDSMRDLLKSTQLHVDTLEGALHHIEGVSSAICNHVEAVAGEIRTFADGYIRAIEEHRDQLLKQLEGLKVQKETLLHLQKAQLEQLLMDMRTGVEFTERLLTSGSDLEILITKGVVASRLRKLNKVDYSIHPGVEDGIQFSPHEKAGQCCGYEVFGTILYKAVDPAKCVLQGEDLHSARQNQLASFTLLCNDTSGEQMGRGGEPIWVTIIHKDKKDCIIKPSVCDKRDGTYHISYTPEELGTYTVCICVKGQHVQGSPFTLTVKNKFRKHQGVFHCCTFCSSGGQKAARCACSGTMPGGYQGCGHGHKGHPGCPHWSCCGKAIENSECSAVPPGENLQRSLLKTVAL from the exons ATGTCCGACCCACAGGAGCAGCAGCGACAGTTTGGAATTATGTCCGAAATCCCTGGTGAGGTCAGGGGCCTAGCCAGAACTAGGTGCCCATtgtgcacagagctcttcttggccCCCAAAATCCTGCCCTGCCTACACACGTTTTGCATGGCCTGTCTTGAACAGCTGGAACCCTTTTCAGTGCTCGGCTTCCAGGCGGAGGATTCTGACTTAACCTCAGATGGATCATGGCTCCAAGATCATAATCAACCACCGCTCAGCGTCCTTTGTCCTGTCTGTGACACAGAGGTGGATTTGCCACCCGGCGGCATTAATGACTTGACCACTGACCACCTGGCCATGAATGAGGTGCTACTGGAGACCCTGCAGGCGCAAGGCCCAGGAATGCTGTGTGACCTCTGTGTGGATGGGGAAGCTGTGAAGCACTGTCCTACCTGCAAAGCCAATCTCTGCCACTTCTGCTGCCAGGCTCACAG GAGACAGAAGAGAACAGCTTCCCATGCTGTGGTGGATCTAGAGGACCTGAAGGGCTACAGCCGGACTGAGAAGCCAATTCTGTGCCCTTCCCACCCTTCAGAGGACCTGACGCTGTTCTGTGAGCAGTGTGAGCAGCCTGTGTGCCGGGATTGTGTGGTGGGCAAGCACCGGCAGCATCCATATGCCTTTACTGCCAGTGTCATCCACAAGCATGGAGATTCCATGCGGGACCTCCTCAAGAGCACCCAACTGCACGTGGACACCCTAGAAGGGGCCCTACACCATATTGAAGGAGTCAGCAGTGCCATCTGCAATCATGTGGAGGCAGTGGCTGGGGAGATCCGCACATTTGCAGATGGATACATAAGGGCTATTGAAGAACACCGGGACCAGCTGCTGAAGCAGCTGGAAGGCTTGAAGGTGCAGAAGGAGACCCTGTTGCACTTACAGAAGGCACAGCTGGAGCAGCTACTGATGGACATGAGGACTGGGGTGGAGTTCACTGAGCGCCTGCTGACCAGTGGCTCAGACTTGGAGATCCTTATCACCAAGGGGGTGGTGGCGAGCCGGCTGAGAAAGCTGAACAAAGTGGATTATAGCATCCACCctggagtggaagatgggatCCAGTTCTCTCCCCATGAGAAGGCTGGCCAGTGCTGTGGCTATGAGGTTTTTGGGACCATTCTCTATAAGGCAGTTGATCCAGCCAAGTGTGTCCTGCAAGGGGAAG ATCTCCACAGTGCCCGTCAGAATCAGCTGGCCAGCTTTACTCTGCTGTGTAATGACACATCGGGAGAGCAGATGGGTAGAGGTGGAGAGCCCATCTGGGTCACTATCATCCACAAAGACAAGAAGGACTG TATAATCAAGCCCAGCGTGTGTGATAAGAGGGATGGGACTTACCACATTTCCTACACCCCTGAGGAGCTGGGCACATATACTGTCTGCATCTGTGTTAAAGGGCAGCATGTACAG GGATCACCATTCACTCTGACTGTGAAGAACAAATTCCGCAAACACCAGGGTGTGTTTCATTGCTGCACGTTCTGCTCCAGCGGAGGCCAGAAAGCCGCTCGCTGTGCTTGCAGTGGGACCATGCCAG GTGGGTACCAAGGCTGTGGTCATGGTCACAAAGGTCACCCCGGCTGTCCCCACTGGTCCTGCTGTGGCAAAGCAATTGAAAACTCTGAATGCTCGGCTGTGCCGCCTGGTGAAAACTTGCAGAGAAGCTTGCTCAAAACGGTGGCTCTCTGA